The sequence CAGCACCACGCCGGGCAAGGCATAGGGCAGTTCGACCGCCAGATTGAGCAGCCGCACCCAGCGCTGCTTGCCCCAGGCGATGAGATAGCCGACCGGCACGGCGACGACGACCGCGAAGAAGGCGGCCGCGATCGACAGCCAGAAACTGTTGAAGAAGGCGCGATTGGCGGCATCATGCTCGAACAGCACGAAACGATAATTGTCGAGCGTCATCGTCTTGGCGGTGAGCGCGATGCCATAGCCCGGCACCAATGAGGTCAGCACCAGCCCGAACAGCGGCAGGAACAGCACCAGCACGATCAGCAGCCACATGCCGACCTGAACAACGGGCCGCCAGCCGCCGAGTTCGTAAGGTTCGGCCGGCAGCGATGTCGAAGAGATGCGGTAGTCGCGGCGGCGGCTCATCACCTCCTGGGCGATAATGCCGGCCATCGCGATCACGCCGATCAGCACCGAAAGGAACGCGGCCTCGCCGAGCACGGCCGGACCACCGCCGGCCAGCTTCTGATAGATGAGCGTCGGCAGCACCAGATAATTGGCGGGAATGCCGAGGAAGGCGGGAATGCCGAAATTGCCGACGCAGGACACGAAGGCCAATGCCGCGGCCGCCATGATCGACGGCGTCATCAGCGGCAGCACGATGGTGGCGAGCACGGTGGACCAGCCGGCGCCGCCGGCGCGTGCGGCCTCGACCAGTTCGCGCGGCAGCTTGCGCAGGCCGGCCCGCACCAGCAGGAAAACCAGCGGGCCATATTGCACGCCAAGCAGCAGGATGATGCCCGAGGTCGAGTAAAGCGGGTTTTTCGTGCCGAGCGGCGGTGCCGCGCCGAACAGCTTGAGGAATGGGCTTGCCGGGCCGAACAGCTGCAGCCAGGCCAGCGCCGTCACCTGCGGCGCGATCATCAGCGGCATGACGTAGCACAGCACCAGGGCGCTGCGGCCGCGTATGTCGGTCAGCGAAACCAGCACCGCCACCAGCGTGCCCGACAGCACCGCAAGCAAGGTGCCACCGATGCCGACGACCAGCGTATGCCATGTCGCGACCCAGGTCGCCGGGCTTCTCAAGCCCGCCTCCACGGCCACGGTCGACAGCGTGCCGCCAGGTGCGATGATCTCCTTGATGAGGCGCAGCATGGGCAGCAGCGAAAGCAGCACGATGACGACGGCCACCGCCGCCGTCAGGACCATTTCCTGGCCCCGGCTTTCCCTGATGCGTGTCGACATAATTGCGCTTCCTGGGATCGGTGCGGGCGGGACGCCGCCGGAAACGGCATCCCGCCGCGATTGCCGGCTCAGCCGCCGAACAGTTCCTGGAACTTCGCCTTGTCGGCGTCGGTCTTGGCGACGATCACCTTGGTGTCGAACGGCATCACCTTGACCTTGACGCCTTCCGGCAGCCATTCGGGATGACCGAGCGAGGCGCGCGCCGGCAGGTACCCCATGGACAGTGCCAGCTTCTGGCCTTCATCCGACAGAATGAAGTCGACGAACTTCTTGGCGCCGTCGACATTCCTGGCGGTCTTCATGATGGCGACCGGTTCGGTCACCGCCGGCACGCCTTCGCTCGGGAATACGAACTCGACCGGCGAGCCCTTTTTCTTGGCGTTCATCGCCATGAAGTCGACGAGGATGCCATAGGGCTTCTCGCCTGAGGCCACCGATTTCAGCACCGCGCCATTGCCGCGCACGCTGACGGTGTTGTTGGCCTTCAGCTTCTGGAAGAAATCCCAGCCATAGTTGGTATCGCCGGCAAAACCGGAGAGCAGATAGGCGGCCGCACCCGAATAGAGCGGGCTCGGCATGACCAGGCCATCGGCATAGGCGGGCTTGGCGAGATCGGCCCAATGCTGCGGCTTTTCAGCAGCCCCGGTGTTGTAGACGATGCCGGTGGTGATCAACTTGCTGCCGAAGTAGGTCTTGTCGGCATCATAGGCATCGGCCTCGATGCCGTCGAGCTTGGCCTCGGGATAAGGCAGCAGCCGGTCGTCCTTCTTCAACAGCTCCATCGAGACCGCGTCGGCGATCAAGAGCACGTCGGGCTGCGGGCTGCCGGCGGCGAACTCGGCCGCCATCTTGGTCAGGATGTCGCTGGTCCCAGAGCGATAGATAGTCACGTCGATGCCGGGCTGCGCCTTCTTGAAGGCATCCACGGTCTTGGCCGCATCGGCTTCCGGCTGCGACGTGTAGAGCGTCAGTGTTTCGGCATTTGCCACGCCGGCAAACAAAGTTGCCGCGAGCGCCAGCTGGCTGGCCAGCAGCTTGATGAGTAGCGTCTTCATGAGACCTCCTGTCTTGTCTGTGCATGACCGGTCCGGCTCCTGGCCGGCTCCGCGTCCCTTCCTCCCTGCACGGCGCATATGACTGGTGGATGACAGCGGACATGCGCGATCAGATCAAGCGACGGCTTGGCGTGAGATGCTCTCACGGCACGACAGGAAGGCCCACGGAATTGGCTTTCCGCGAGCCTCATGGGCGCGACTGCACGCCGGACTAGGAGCTATGTTTCCCGATGCTGGTAAAAGGTGCCTCGACTGCCCCTACACCAGCATGCCCATCGGGTTCTCGATCAGCCGCTTGAAGGCGACCAACAATTCGGCGCCGAGCGCGCCATCAACGGCGCGATGATCGGTCGACAGCGTCACCGACATCACGGTGGCGATTTTGATCTCGCCATTCTTGACCACAGCCCGCTCTTCACCGGCGCCGACCGCCAGGATCGTCGCATGCGGCGGATTGATGACGGCGGCGAAGTCCTTGATGCCGAACATGCCGAGGTTGGAGACCGCCGTCGTGCCGCCCTGATACTCTTCCGGCTTCAGCTTGCGGCTGCGGGCACGGCTGGCCAGGTCCTTCATCTCGTTGGAAATGGTCGACAGCGTTTTTTCGTCCGCATGCCGAATGATCGGCGTGATCAGGCCGCCGGGGATCGACACGGCGACGCCGACATCGGCATGCTTGTGCTTGACCATGGCGGTTTCGGTCCACGAGGCATTGGCATCCGGCACCGCCTTCAGCGCCATCGCCATCGCCTTGATCACCATGTCGTTGACCGACAGCTTGTAGGCAGGCACGTCACCCTTTTCGGTCTTCTTCATCGGTGCGGCGGCATTGATCTGCGTGCGCAAGGCCAGCAACGCATCGAGTTCGCAGTCGAGCGTTAGATAAAAATGCGGGATGGTGGACTTGGCCTCGACCAGGCGGCGCGCGATGGTCTTGCGCATATTGTCGTGCGGGACGAGTTCGTAGGAGCCTTGCTCGAACAGCTTCAGCACTTGGTCGTCCGACATCGGCTTCACAGCCGGCGCGGGAGCGGCAGCCGGCGCACCGGCCGGAGCCTTGGCGGCGGGCGCTGCCTTGGCACCACCGCCGGCAATCGCTGCATCGACATCGGCCTTCACCACACGGCCATGCGGGCCGGTGCCGATGATGCCGGCAAGGGCAAGACCTGCCTCACGAGCCAGACGTCGGGCAAGCGGTGTCGCGCGTTCGCCTGGCGGTGATTGGCCAATCTCCCCCCTTGTGGGGGAGATGCCCGGCAGGGCAGAGGGGGGCATGACAGAATGCGACGTTGGTGGGACGACGTCCCCCTCTGTCGACTTCGCCGACATCTCCCCCACAAGGGGGGAGATTGGCGCCGCGTCTTGCTTGGCCCCATAAGCCTCATCGTCGGCGTAAATCCACGCAACCGGCGCGCCGACGGGAATGTCGACGCCTTCCTTGCCTGAGACGTCGCGCAGCACGCCGCTGGCCGGCGCATCGATCTCCATGGCCGCCTTGTCGGTCTCGATCTCGAACAGCACATCGCCCTTCTTGACCCGGGCACCTTCTTCGGCGAACCAGCGCGAGATCTGTCCGGTCGCCATGTCCATATCGACCTTGGGGAGAATGACTTCGGTCGGCATGTCTCAGCGAACCCCTTTCACGAGGTCGCGCGCGGCGCTGATGATGTCGGGAACCTGCGGCACCGTGGCCTTTTCGAGCTCCGGATTGTAGGGGATCGGCGTTTCCGCGCCGCCCAACCGCACGATCGGCGCGTCGAGATAGTCGAACGCCTCGCTCTCGGCGATCATGGCGCTGACCTCGGCGCCGATGCCCAGCGTCTTGACCGCTTCGTAGACGCACATCAGCCGCGACGTCTTCTTGACGCTGTCGATGACGGTCTGCTTGTCCATCGGCCGGATGGTCCTCAGATCGACGACTTCGACGTCGATGCCTTCGGCTTCCAGCGTGGCGGCGGCGTCGAGCGCCTTCTGCACCATGATCGAGGTGGCGACGATGGTGAGATCGCGGCCCTCGCGGCGGATGTCGGCCTTGCCGATCGGCACGGTGTAATAGCCCTCTGGCACCGGGCCCTTCATCTTGTAGAGCAGCTTGTGCTCGAAGATCATCACCGGATCGGGATCGGCGACCGCAGCCAGGAGCATGCCCTTGGCATCATAGGGCGTCGCCGGCTGGATGACCTTCAGGCCTGGCACATGGCCAAGCCAGGCTTCGAGGCTTTGGCTGTGCTGCGCGGCCGCACCCGTACCCGAACCGGCGGGAAAGCGCATCACCACGGGAACCGAAACCTCGCCTCCCAGCATGAATCGCATCTTGGCCGCCTGGTTGACGATCTGCTCCATGGCGAGCGTGGCGAAATCGGAAAACTGGAATTCGAAGATCGGCCGCATGCCGGTGAGCGCCGCACCCACCGCCACCCCCGCGCCGCCCAGTTCCGAGATCGGCGTGTCGATCACGCGCTCAGTGCCATAACGCTCCACCAGATCGCCGGTCACCTGGAAGGCGCCGCCATAGACGCCGATATCCTCGCCCATCAGGAAGACGCGCTCGTCCATGTCCATGGCGATCGCCATGGCTTCCTGGATCGCCTGGGCGTAGCTCAGTTCACGCACCGTCGCGTCCATCACGCCTGCTCCGTATACACGTAATTTCCGGTCTCGCTGACGTCAGGCGACGGGCTCGCCTTGGCGAACTCGATGCCGTCGGCGATCTCCTGCGACACCGCACTGCGAATGGCCTCGATGCCCTTGTCGTCGATGAAGCCGAATTCGCGCAGCTCGTTCTCGAACAGCGTGATCGGGTCGCGGTTCGACATCCAGTCCTCGATCTCTTCCTTGGTGCGATAGCGATTGCGGTCGCTCTTGGAATGGCCGCGATGGCGATAGGTCTTGGATTCGATCAGCGTCGGCCCTTCACCGGCGCGGGCGCGCTCGACGGCCCTGTAGGACGCCTCGGCGACTTCCGAAAAAATATTGCCGTTGACGATGACGCCGGGCATCGAATAGGCGGCGGCGCGGTCGGCGATGTTCTTCACCGCGGTCGAACGGGCGGTCGAGGTCGACATGCCATAGCCATTGTTCTCGCAGACGAAGATGACCGGCAGCTTCCAGACCGCCGCCATGTTGAGCGCCTCGTGGAAGGCGCCTTCATTGTTGGCGCCGTCGCCGAAGAAGGAGACGACCACCTTGCCGGTCTTCATCATCTTGGACGAGAGCGCCGCCCCGACGGCGATCGGAATACCGCCGCCGACAATGCCGTTGGCGCCGAGATTGCCCTTGGCGACATCGGCAATGTGCATCGAGCCGCCGCGGCCCTTGCAGTAGCCCGTGGTCTTGCCGAAGAACTCGGCGAACATGCGCTTGACCTCGGCGCCCTTGGCGATGCAATGGCCATGGCCGCGATGGGTCGAGGTGATCTGGTCATCCTCGCCAAGCGGCATGCAGATACCCATGGCGCTGGCTTCCTGGCCGATCGACAGATGCATGGTGCCGTGGATCAGGCCGCGCATGTAGCTTTCCTCCGCGCCCTCCTCGAAGCGGCGGATAAGATACATCTTGTAGAGCACCTCTCTGAGCTGCTCGGCGCTGTACTGGCGATAGACGAAAGGCAGGTTGGCGCGACTGTCCGCGACGGCTTTGCTGGCACCAGCCATGATCAGGCTCCCACGGTTCCGTAGACGAGCTTGTCCTGGCGGGCGCGCAGTTCGGCGATCTTGGAGCCAGGGGCAGGCACCGCATTGGCATAGGTGATGAGCTCGCCCTTCTTGATCGGCGCGGTGACCGAGCCGCCCTGCAGCAGGCCGCAGGGAATGGCCTTGGCGGCATGCGCTTCCGGCGCCGTCATGATCCAGGCGCGGTAGCAATATTCGCCGATCGCATCGAGCTTCTCGCCGGGCTGCATGTCTTTCTTGGCCACGGCGGCGACTTCGGCCACGGGCTTGGCCAGCGGCACCATGTCGGCCTTGCCGTAGAGCACGACGCGGGCACAGGTCAGCGGCACTTCGAGCGAGGTCAGGTGATAGGGGCGATGGAAGGTGAAATACGGACCCTTGCCCATCTTCAGATCCTCCATGCGTTCCGAAATGCGCGGATGCGACATGTCGGCAACGACGAAGACGCCAGGCGCCACACCCTTGCCGATCGAGTAGTCGACGACGCCGACCCTGGATAGCACGCCGCCATCCTTTTCAGGCACCAGCACTTTCGAGAGCTCGCCGAGCGTCGCCGCGGGGCCATGCATGCCGGCCTTGTCGGGCACCAGCCCGGTGGCATTGGCGATCGCCGCCATCTCGACCATGGTCTTCGAGCCGTCGACGAATTCAACCAGCATGCGCACATTCATGTGCCTGCGCTCCGCCTCTTCCTCATGGGCGGGCGGCGTGGCGTCGATGTTGAGCGGATTGTTCTTGCCCTTGCCGGCGGCCACGATCGGATGGCCCATGGCCGAGACGAATTCGATCAACTCCATGCAGGAGGACGGCTCGTCGCCGGCGCCCAGCGAATAGGTGACGCCGAGCCTGTCGGCCTCGCTCTTCAGATAGGCGCCGATGGTGACGTCGGCCTCGACATTCATCATCACCAGATGCTTGCCGTGTTCCATGGCGCGCAGCCCGATCTCGGCGCCGACGGCGGGAACGCCGGTCGCGTCGATGACAACGTCGATCAGGTCATTGTTGATGACCAGGCTGGCGTCATTGGTGACCGCCACCTTGCCGGCCTCCATGGCAGCCGTCATCGCCGAGGCGTTCGACACTTCGCGCGCATGGCCGGTTTCCTGGAAGGCGATGTCCACCGCCCTGCTGGCGGCGGGCAGGTTCAGTTCCGAGATCGCGCCGATCTCGATGCCGGACATATGGGCGACGCGGGTGACGATGTCGGTTCCCATCTCGCCGGAGCCGATCAGGCCGATGCGGATGGGCTTGCCCGACTTGCCGCGCTCATCGAGATCGCGGGCAAGGCCCGTCAACGAAATATTGGAAGCCATACCGCTCATTCCTCCCACATTGCAGGCTTGTTCATTCGCTTGACGGGTATTGAACATCTGTATTTCTGTCAAGACTAATGTCCAATTCCGTGTGCTTTTTGGCACCCTTTCGCGGAGACCATGTGTGCGCCAAAAACGCCGTGAAGGACGGCAACCGCGCAGGACGGTACGCAGGCAGACGTTCGCCGGGATACTATCCTTGGTGCACGGGAAATGGGCGGCCTCGTTTGGCCGACCGCGACGCTCGCCGCGTCACGGTCAGCGGAAGCCCTTCTCGGAATCGGGAACTTTACAGAACTCGATCCGATAGCGGCGGCACCGGAAAATCGTGGAAATGGACGATGACGCCATCCGCATCGATGAAGATCACCGCATAGGCGGGGGGCTCATGACCCAGGCTCCAGCTCTGCGAAAAATCGAGCGCGGTCTGATGGTTGGTGCTGCGCAGCGTGCTGACGGGAATCCCGCGCCAGCTCCCAGCGATCGACCGATGGACATGGCCGGCGAAGATATGCCGGACATTGTCGTGGCGCGACAGGACGTCATGGAAGGCATCGGCGTCGGCGAGCCTGACCTCGTCGAGCACCGGCATGTGTATCCGGAACGGCGGGTGATGCATGAACAGGACGACCGGCCGGTTCCCTGCCTCTTGCAGCCGTTCATCGAGCCATTCGAGCCGCGCGGCGCACAGCCTGCCCTCGACATGGCCGCTGTCCAGCGTGTCGAGCAGGATCAGCCGGCCCTCGCTGCCATCGAACACGCTCTGCACGAACCCTTGCTCGGCCCTAGCGTCGGGAAACATTTCGAGGAAAAGCGCCCGGTCGTCATGGTTGCCGAGCATCAGCCGGCAGGGCGCAGAAAATTGCGACAGCCTGTCCCGCAACGCCGCATAGGCTGCCCGCTCACCATCATTGGTCAAGTCGCCTGAGATCACCACCAGTTCGGCATCGGCGTGGTTCTTGCCGATGTCGGCAATGCAAGCCTCCAGCCTTGCCAGCGGGTCGGAGCCATAGAGGCGGCCACCCGGCGTCATCAGATGCGGATCGGAGAGCTGGATGATTTTCATGGACCTTGACCGCACCCTTCCCGCTGGCGCCGCGTGGCGCCAGCCAGAAACGCAACGCCTTGACTGACCCTCTACTGCGCCGTCCAGCCGCCGTCCATCGGCAAGGTCGTGCCGGTGATCTGCCTGGCCGCATCTGAGCACAGGAACAGTGTCAACGCCGCAAGTTCCTCCACGGTGACGAATTCCTTCGTCGGCTGTGCGGCGAGCAGCACGTCATGCTTGACCTGTTCCTCGGTCATGCCGCGCGCCTTCATCGTGTCGGGGATCTGTTTCTCGACCAGCGGCGTCCAGACATAGCCGGGCGCGATAGCGTTGACGGTGATGCCGTCCTGCGCCACTTCCAGCGCCACCGTCTTGGTCAACCCTGCAATGCCGTGCTTGGCCGAGACGTAGGCCGACTTGAACGGCGAGGCGACCAGCGCGTGGGCCGAGGCCGTGTTGATGATGCGGCCCCATTTGCGCGCCTTCATCCCAGGCACCGCCGCCTTGATGGCATAGAAGGCCGCCAGAAGATTGATGCGGATGATGGCTTCCCATTTGTCGTCGGGAAACTCCTCGATCGGCGCGACATGCTGGATGCCGGCATTGTTGACCAGGATGTCGAGGCTGCCGAATGCAGCCTCGGCGTCATGCACCATGGCGCTGACCGCGGCGCCATCCATCATGTTGGCGTCGGAGTAGCGGCACTTGACGCCGAAATCCTTCTCGATGCCCGCGCGCTCCTGCTCGATGGCCGCCGGATCGCCGAGACCGTTGATGGTGACATTGGCGCCCTCGGCGGCGAAGGCGCGGGCGATGGCCAGGCCGATACCACTGGTCGAGCCGGTGACGAGGGCATTCTTCGAAGACAGGGAACCCATGGTGATCTCGCGAGAGGTGGGAGGGGAATGAGAGGATATAATTGTGCGTCGCAACATGACAATGACAGAGCCATGTGTCGATGCGATTACAGCCAGACGACAGCGCCGGCATGGCTCTCGACCGCTGCGAAACCACGGTCGTTCGACTGACACGGCACTGTCATGGTGCCGTGCAACATAATCGGCTGCGCATTCGCGCGGTCATTCCTGAACGAAATTCATCCGACAGAATCTTGGGGGTGCAGCTTGGAAATCGCCGATGTCGTGAAGCGCGCCTATGCGATGCCGCTGACCAATCCGTCCTTCCCGCCTGGTCCCTACCGATTCTTCGACCGCGAATACATCATCATCACCTACCGCACGACACGCGAGGCGCTGGAGGCCGTCGTGCCGGCGCCCCTGGAAATCGACGAGCCGCTGGTCAAGTATGAATTCATCCGCATGCCCGACTCCACCGGCTTCGGCGACTACACCGAGACCGGCCAGGTCATTCCGGTGAAGTACAAGGGCCAGCATGGCGGCTACGTCCATTCGATGTATCTCGACGACGACGCCCCGATTGCCGGTGGCCGCGAGCTGTGGGGGTTTCCGAAGAAACTGGCCAACCCCAAGATCGTCCATGAAGGCGAGGTGATCGTCGGCACGCTGCATTATGGCAGCGTTCTGTGCGCCACCGGCACGATGGGCTACAAGCACCGGGAAGCCGATCACGATTCCGTGCTCGCATCGCTCGCCGCGCCCAATTTCCTGATCAAGATCATCCCGCATGTCGACGGCGGCCCGCGCATCTGCGAGCTGGTGCGCTACTACCTCACCGACATCACGCTGAAGGAAGCCTGGACGGCGCCCGCGGCACTGGACCTGCGGCCCCATGTCATGGCCGACGTGGCGAAGCTGCCGGTGCTCGACATCATATCCGCAGTCCACTTCAAGGCCGATTTGACGCTTGGGTTGGGCGAGGTCGTCCACGACTATCTCAGTGATCACAACCGGCTCGCAACCAGCACGACCCAGCCGGAGAAAATTCGTGCTTGAACGTCACCGAAGCAAGGAAGCCGCCGCCACGATCGCGGAGATATCGGCGCAGTATGACCGCATCGCTTTGGTGTTCCAGGGCGGCGGCGCGCTTGGCGCCTACCAGGCCGGCGTCTACCAGGCGCTGGCCGATGCCGGCTGCGAGCCGAGCTGGCTGTCCGGCGTGTCGATCGGCGCCATCAATGCCTCGATCATCGCCGGCAATGAACCCAGCCGCCGCCTGCAGCGGCTCGAACAGTTCT comes from Mesorhizobium japonicum MAFF 303099 and encodes:
- a CDS encoding ABC transporter permease; its protein translation is MSTRIRESRGQEMVLTAAVAVVIVLLSLLPMLRLIKEIIAPGGTLSTVAVEAGLRSPATWVATWHTLVVGIGGTLLAVLSGTLVAVLVSLTDIRGRSALVLCYVMPLMIAPQVTALAWLQLFGPASPFLKLFGAAPPLGTKNPLYSTSGIILLLGVQYGPLVFLLVRAGLRKLPRELVEAARAGGAGWSTVLATIVLPLMTPSIMAAAALAFVSCVGNFGIPAFLGIPANYLVLPTLIYQKLAGGGPAVLGEAAFLSVLIGVIAMAGIIAQEVMSRRRDYRISSTSLPAEPYELGGWRPVVQVGMWLLIVLVLFLPLFGLVLTSLVPGYGIALTAKTMTLDNYRFVLFEHDAANRAFFNSFWLSIAAAFFAVVVAVPVGYLIAWGKQRWVRLLNLAVELPYALPGVVLAIASLLLFLRPIPLTGIQLYNTVWIILYAYLARFLVLALRPTISGYQQIDRALEEAAQTAGAGLFTRMRTIIFPLVAPAAIAGGLLIFMTALSELTVSALLWSSGSETIGVVMFSFEQGGDSNYAAAMSVVTVAVTFVLMLVTNLLAPYLPNGVLPWRD
- a CDS encoding ABC transporter substrate-binding protein; the protein is MKTLLIKLLASQLALAATLFAGVANAETLTLYTSQPEADAAKTVDAFKKAQPGIDVTIYRSGTSDILTKMAAEFAAGSPQPDVLLIADAVSMELLKKDDRLLPYPEAKLDGIEADAYDADKTYFGSKLITTGIVYNTGAAEKPQHWADLAKPAYADGLVMPSPLYSGAAAYLLSGFAGDTNYGWDFFQKLKANNTVSVRGNGAVLKSVASGEKPYGILVDFMAMNAKKKGSPVEFVFPSEGVPAVTEPVAIMKTARNVDGAKKFVDFILSDEGQKLALSMGYLPARASLGHPEWLPEGVKVKVMPFDTKVIVAKTDADKAKFQELFGG
- a CDS encoding pyruvate dehydrogenase complex dihydrolipoamide acetyltransferase, yielding MPTEVILPKVDMDMATGQISRWFAEEGARVKKGDVLFEIETDKAAMEIDAPASGVLRDVSGKEGVDIPVGAPVAWIYADDEAYGAKQDAAPISPLVGEMSAKSTEGDVVPPTSHSVMPPSALPGISPTRGEIGQSPPGERATPLARRLAREAGLALAGIIGTGPHGRVVKADVDAAIAGGGAKAAPAAKAPAGAPAAAPAPAVKPMSDDQVLKLFEQGSYELVPHDNMRKTIARRLVEAKSTIPHFYLTLDCELDALLALRTQINAAAPMKKTEKGDVPAYKLSVNDMVIKAMAMALKAVPDANASWTETAMVKHKHADVGVAVSIPGGLITPIIRHADEKTLSTISNEMKDLASRARSRKLKPEEYQGGTTAVSNLGMFGIKDFAAVINPPHATILAVGAGEERAVVKNGEIKIATVMSVTLSTDHRAVDGALGAELLVAFKRLIENPMGMLV
- a CDS encoding alpha-ketoacid dehydrogenase subunit beta gives rise to the protein MDATVRELSYAQAIQEAMAIAMDMDERVFLMGEDIGVYGGAFQVTGDLVERYGTERVIDTPISELGGAGVAVGAALTGMRPIFEFQFSDFATLAMEQIVNQAAKMRFMLGGEVSVPVVMRFPAGSGTGAAAQHSQSLEAWLGHVPGLKVIQPATPYDAKGMLLAAVADPDPVMIFEHKLLYKMKGPVPEGYYTVPIGKADIRREGRDLTIVATSIMVQKALDAAATLEAEGIDVEVVDLRTIRPMDKQTVIDSVKKTSRLMCVYEAVKTLGIGAEVSAMIAESEAFDYLDAPIVRLGGAETPIPYNPELEKATVPQVPDIISAARDLVKGVR
- a CDS encoding thiamine pyrophosphate-dependent dehydrogenase E1 component subunit alpha encodes the protein MAGASKAVADSRANLPFVYRQYSAEQLREVLYKMYLIRRFEEGAEESYMRGLIHGTMHLSIGQEASAMGICMPLGEDDQITSTHRGHGHCIAKGAEVKRMFAEFFGKTTGYCKGRGGSMHIADVAKGNLGANGIVGGGIPIAVGAALSSKMMKTGKVVVSFFGDGANNEGAFHEALNMAAVWKLPVIFVCENNGYGMSTSTARSTAVKNIADRAAAYSMPGVIVNGNIFSEVAEASYRAVERARAGEGPTLIESKTYRHRGHSKSDRNRYRTKEEIEDWMSNRDPITLFENELREFGFIDDKGIEAIRSAVSQEIADGIEFAKASPSPDVSETGNYVYTEQA
- a CDS encoding NAD(P)H-dependent oxidoreductase → MASNISLTGLARDLDERGKSGKPIRIGLIGSGEMGTDIVTRVAHMSGIEIGAISELNLPAASRAVDIAFQETGHAREVSNASAMTAAMEAGKVAVTNDASLVINNDLIDVVIDATGVPAVGAEIGLRAMEHGKHLVMMNVEADVTIGAYLKSEADRLGVTYSLGAGDEPSSCMELIEFVSAMGHPIVAAGKGKNNPLNIDATPPAHEEEAERRHMNVRMLVEFVDGSKTMVEMAAIANATGLVPDKAGMHGPAATLGELSKVLVPEKDGGVLSRVGVVDYSIGKGVAPGVFVVADMSHPRISERMEDLKMGKGPYFTFHRPYHLTSLEVPLTCARVVLYGKADMVPLAKPVAEVAAVAKKDMQPGEKLDAIGEYCYRAWIMTAPEAHAAKAIPCGLLQGGSVTAPIKKGELITYANAVPAPGSKIAELRARQDKLVYGTVGA
- a CDS encoding phosphodiesterase, yielding MKIIQLSDPHLMTPGGRLYGSDPLARLEACIADIGKNHADAELVVISGDLTNDGERAAYAALRDRLSQFSAPCRLMLGNHDDRALFLEMFPDARAEQGFVQSVFDGSEGRLILLDTLDSGHVEGRLCAARLEWLDERLQEAGNRPVVLFMHHPPFRIHMPVLDEVRLADADAFHDVLSRHDNVRHIFAGHVHRSIAGSWRGIPVSTLRSTNHQTALDFSQSWSLGHEPPAYAVIFIDADGVIVHFHDFPVPPLSDRVL
- a CDS encoding 3-hydroxybutyrate dehydrogenase, with protein sequence MGSLSSKNALVTGSTSGIGLAIARAFAAEGANVTINGLGDPAAIEQERAGIEKDFGVKCRYSDANMMDGAAVSAMVHDAEAAFGSLDILVNNAGIQHVAPIEEFPDDKWEAIIRINLLAAFYAIKAAVPGMKARKWGRIINTASAHALVASPFKSAYVSAKHGIAGLTKTVALEVAQDGITVNAIAPGYVWTPLVEKQIPDTMKARGMTEEQVKHDVLLAAQPTKEFVTVEELAALTLFLCSDAARQITGTTLPMDGGWTAQ
- a CDS encoding acetoacetate decarboxylase, translated to MEIADVVKRAYAMPLTNPSFPPGPYRFFDREYIIITYRTTREALEAVVPAPLEIDEPLVKYEFIRMPDSTGFGDYTETGQVIPVKYKGQHGGYVHSMYLDDDAPIAGGRELWGFPKKLANPKIVHEGEVIVGTLHYGSVLCATGTMGYKHREADHDSVLASLAAPNFLIKIIPHVDGGPRICELVRYYLTDITLKEAWTAPAALDLRPHVMADVAKLPVLDIISAVHFKADLTLGLGEVVHDYLSDHNRLATSTTQPEKIRA